The Thalassospira sp. TSL5-1 genome contains the following window.
TGATGTCAAGGGTGGGGCTGGTGCCTTTGCCCAAATTTGCGGCATCGTATGCAGGTTGTGCCATGTCAGACGATCTCGAAGGTTGCATCAACCAGGCGCACCATGCTGACAAAGCCAGTATCGGCGTCTTTGGCAACACCCAGTTCAAGGACGCCGCTGGCGAGGATGGGGCGGTTGAAACGCACGGCTTCCAGTTTTTCGCGCATACGGACGAAGACAATGTCGTTGGGCCAATCGGCACTTGTTTCGCAAAACGGGCAAACCGACATTGGCATTTTGGTCAGGACAAAGAAATTGGCATCCGCCTTGAGCGGCGGGGCCATAAAACCGGGAATGTCGATTTGTTTGCCCTGAAGGTCGCGGGCCCGCTGGGAGAATTCGTTCTGGGTTTTGTAAATGTCGCGAATTTTAAGGCTTTCGGCGGCATTTGCGGCGGTAAGGGTTCCGGTTGCAGCAAGGCCAACCAGCGCGGCGCTGCCTGTCAGGAAATGACGACGGTCAATACGCATGAGAATTCCTCCAAAGCAGAAAGCCGGTCGCACCCCGAAAGAGCGACCGGCCTGAAAGATGACGTGTGACCGGCTTAGTCAGCCAGTTGTTTTTCAATCTCGGCAGCGTGATCCATCACATGATAGATCAGGTTCTGTTCAACAACACCGTGGAATAGGTAAGCCGACGGACCAGTTGCAAAGATGGCAACATCGTCACCGGCATGGGTTTCGCTGCTCATCGGGACCAGGGCCTGCTGCAGGAAGTCCGGGTCCTGGGTATCAACGTTGGTCAGGTCGGAACGGAGTTCGTCTTTCAGGGCACCCGGGCCGTTCATGTAGCCAAGGGTGGTGTAAGGCTTGCCATCGTCGCCTTTTTCCTCGGACAGACCGAGGATCGGGTTGCCGCGCTTGGAATAGCCGGAAATGGTCATGGTGTGGCTATGGTCGGCGGTAACGATGACCAGGGTGTCTTCGGTTTTGACCTTTGACAGCGCCATTTTGACAGCATCATTCAGCGCAACGGTATCACGCAGGGCACGATAGGCAT
Protein-coding sequences here:
- a CDS encoding twin-arginine translocation signal domain-containing protein, with product MRIDRRHFLTGSAALVGLAATGTLTAANAAESLKIRDIYKTQNEFSQRARDLQGKQIDIPGFMAPPLKADANFFVLTKMPMSVCPFCETSADWPNDIVFVRMREKLEAVRFNRPILASGVLELGVAKDADTGFVSMVRLVDATFEIV